In the genome of Haemophilus pittmaniae, one region contains:
- a CDS encoding GNAT family N-acetyltransferase — protein MHPRQLLILFSDEPRPFNEDVLLIGGEGIAFNQAANLLGQEFSAIEFDARTGFHLEALAIAAGTIKQGGKLYLRLPSWHSLESRLDQDSLRWAGESTAIASPTFALYFKRLIERFGFYPVQQTTPLPVLNSLNGATDNPSATTTTDTLQATDEQQALLEQILRRQKEIYLLTAKRGRGKSALLGLLANQLHESIYLTAPNKNAVNTLQHFSEYQVPFIAPDALAESLQKTPGFADNAWLLVDEAAMIPLPQLALFSRYFKHIVFSTTIHSYEGTGRGFALKFQRILQQYGRSFVSLSLDKPLRWPLNDPLEAFIEELLLLNAEDTFPQCAFNPQDVLSFKEMTQQEISCHPEVFYGLLTIAHYRTSPLDLRRLLDGRRQHFFVLENQIQALLGALWMLEEGGLCDEQLITAIARGERRPKGNLAAQALCLQHHLPQACGLRSLRISRIALLPDWQRKGLGSRLLDYAKSQAEVDFLSVAFSYSPELAAFWCHNGFTLVHLGAHREASSGTFSAIALQGITPAGKALCQQAADYFVRDIALSFHPLRVQFHFPEDWQLTTIDWTHLDTFAFAYYPLESVVPALRRLVAKAGETALPKIATFLAIKKLPSPMKNHLKSLRLEIAQYLEEQRARTR, from the coding sequence ATGCACCCCCGTCAATTACTTATTTTGTTTTCTGATGAACCCCGACCATTCAATGAGGATGTTTTATTAATCGGGGGAGAGGGAATCGCATTTAATCAGGCTGCCAATTTGTTGGGGCAGGAATTTTCAGCCATTGAATTTGATGCCCGTACGGGTTTTCATTTGGAAGCCTTAGCGATTGCCGCAGGAACCATTAAGCAAGGGGGAAAATTATATTTACGTTTGCCGTCTTGGCATTCGCTTGAGTCTCGACTAGACCAAGACAGTTTACGTTGGGCTGGCGAGTCGACAGCGATAGCCTCGCCCACCTTTGCGCTGTATTTCAAACGCTTGATAGAACGCTTTGGTTTTTATCCAGTACAGCAAACGACGCCATTACCAGTCCTAAATAGCTTAAATGGGGCAACAGATAATCCTTCAGCGACTACCACAACAGATACACTACAGGCCACCGATGAGCAACAGGCCTTGCTTGAACAAATTTTACGGCGACAAAAAGAAATTTATTTGCTCACCGCTAAGCGTGGGCGGGGTAAGTCGGCATTATTGGGGTTACTGGCCAATCAATTACATGAATCTATTTATTTAACCGCTCCTAATAAAAATGCGGTAAACACTCTGCAGCATTTTAGTGAATATCAGGTACCTTTTATTGCCCCGGATGCATTAGCCGAAAGTCTGCAAAAAACACCGGGATTTGCCGATAATGCGTGGTTATTAGTGGATGAGGCTGCAATGATTCCATTACCTCAATTGGCCTTATTCAGTCGCTATTTTAAACATATTGTTTTTAGCACCACGATTCATAGTTATGAAGGAACAGGGCGGGGTTTTGCCTTAAAATTTCAACGGATTCTGCAACAATATGGACGTTCCTTTGTTTCGCTTTCCTTAGATAAACCACTACGTTGGCCGCTTAATGATCCCCTGGAAGCCTTTATTGAGGAATTGTTATTGTTAAATGCGGAGGATACCTTTCCTCAATGCGCCTTTAATCCACAGGATGTGCTTTCGTTTAAAGAAATGACACAGCAAGAAATTAGCTGCCATCCTGAGGTATTTTATGGACTATTGACAATTGCTCATTATCGAACTTCTCCTTTAGATTTACGACGTTTATTGGATGGGCGGCGACAACATTTTTTTGTCTTGGAGAACCAAATACAAGCTCTTTTAGGCGCGCTTTGGATGCTTGAAGAAGGTGGTTTATGTGATGAGCAATTAATCACAGCAATTGCGCGCGGAGAAAGACGACCAAAAGGTAATTTAGCCGCACAGGCCTTATGCTTACAGCATCATTTGCCACAGGCATGCGGTTTGCGCTCATTGCGTATTTCACGTATTGCGTTACTGCCGGATTGGCAACGCAAGGGATTGGGTTCTAGGCTACTTGATTATGCTAAATCCCAAGCAGAGGTAGATTTTTTATCGGTTGCTTTTTCTTATTCGCCGGAATTGGCGGCGTTCTGGTGTCATAATGGTTTTACTTTGGTGCATTTAGGCGCACACCGAGAAGCTTCATCCGGTACTTTTAGTGCAATCGCACTACAAGGCATTACTCCGGCAGGTAAGGCGCTGTGTCAACAAGCTGCAGATTATTTTGTACGGGATATCGCTCTTTCTTTTCATCCTTTACGGGTACAATTCCACTTTCCGGAGGATTGGCAATTAACGACCATTGACTGGACACATTTGGACACTTTTGCCTTTGCCTATTATCCCTTGGAATCTGTTGTACCGGCTTTACGTCGTTTAGTGGCAAAAGCTGGAGAGACGGCTTTACCTAAAATTGCGACATTTTTAGCTATAAAAAAACTACCCTCACCGATGAAAAATCACTTAAAATCACTGCGTTTGGAAATAGCGCAATATCTGGAGGAGCAGCGTGCAAGAACAAGGTAA
- a CDS encoding ATP-binding protein has product MKNLKYFAQRYIDWVIRLGRVRFSLLGIVIVAVLALSVQILLSLAISNTVHWQDILRSIVFGLFTAPFVIYFFTLLVERLERSRQALSNSVVSLRKEVADRICAEQKLSEALARLAKNNRDKTTLMATISHELRTPLNGIIGLSRILLDEPLTPQQRDYLQTINVSASSLGYIFSDIIDLDKIDSKRIELHPQPTDFPALLNDVYHIAHLMARQKGLAFHLHCPENLPQWLMLDRTRVCQVLWNLISNAVKFTEQGEIILTLEKQGENAYVFQLADTGSGIADEELKNIFTMYYQSQDSQHRAAGSGIGLAISKNLAKLMQGDLTVKSHLGEGSTFSFSFLAESTTAPQQAEAQTISGLRVLLVEDVELNVIVAQKTLEKLGQQVEIARNGAEAIRLFEQKSYDLILLDIKLPDMSGFEIAQYLRERYEMGVYDYLPPLIAFTANVMQSERDYQTQGMDAVLRKPLDVAELKQCFSRFFDDVEFSSVESDANVVSHELNRQLIDLLGKTQMEQNLRLFQQQMPLYLEELQQAYRDYLQTGHNAQEVADIAHKIKGACASMGCLLLQQTAQKLQQIDESWALMLEDRIHWLQAQYPLQIQQLQDYLRTS; this is encoded by the coding sequence ATGAAAAATTTAAAGTATTTTGCCCAACGTTATATCGATTGGGTGATTCGTTTGGGGCGGGTTCGCTTTTCCTTGCTGGGAATTGTGATCGTGGCTGTGTTGGCTTTATCTGTGCAGATATTATTAAGTTTGGCAATTAGTAATACCGTGCATTGGCAGGATATTTTACGTTCTATTGTTTTTGGTCTATTTACCGCGCCATTCGTAATTTATTTTTTTACATTGTTGGTCGAACGTTTGGAACGTTCCCGTCAAGCCCTCTCTAATTCCGTAGTTTCTTTACGTAAGGAAGTTGCTGATCGTATTTGTGCCGAACAGAAGTTATCGGAAGCGCTAGCCCGCTTGGCAAAAAATAATCGTGATAAGACAACCTTAATGGCAACTATTAGCCATGAGCTACGCACCCCCTTAAACGGTATTATTGGCTTGAGCCGTATTTTGTTGGATGAACCCTTGACGCCACAACAACGGGATTATCTGCAAACCATCAATGTTAGTGCCTCAAGTCTTGGCTATATTTTTAGCGATATTATCGATTTGGATAAAATTGACAGCAAACGTATTGAATTACATCCACAGCCTACAGATTTTCCCGCCTTACTCAATGATGTTTATCATATAGCCCATTTAATGGCCCGCCAGAAAGGCTTGGCATTTCATTTACATTGTCCGGAGAATTTACCGCAATGGTTGATGCTGGATCGTACGCGGGTATGTCAGGTGTTATGGAATTTAATTAGCAATGCGGTGAAGTTTACCGAGCAGGGGGAAATTATCTTAACCCTAGAGAAGCAGGGGGAAAATGCTTATGTATTTCAGCTTGCCGATACCGGAAGCGGTATTGCTGATGAAGAATTAAAGAATATTTTCACCATGTATTATCAATCGCAGGATAGTCAACATAGAGCGGCTGGTAGTGGTATTGGATTAGCTATTTCGAAAAATTTAGCCAAATTGATGCAAGGGGATTTAACGGTGAAAAGCCACTTAGGCGAAGGCTCCACATTTTCCTTTTCATTTCTTGCAGAATCGACGACCGCACCACAACAAGCAGAAGCTCAAACTATTTCAGGATTACGGGTCTTGTTGGTTGAGGATGTGGAACTTAATGTGATTGTGGCACAAAAAACTTTAGAAAAATTAGGCCAGCAAGTCGAGATTGCTCGCAATGGGGCGGAAGCTATTCGCTTATTTGAGCAAAAGAGTTATGACCTCATCCTATTGGATATTAAATTACCCGATATGTCGGGATTTGAGATTGCACAATATTTGCGTGAGCGTTATGAAATGGGCGTTTACGATTATTTACCTCCATTAATTGCGTTTACTGCCAATGTCATGCAAAGCGAGCGGGATTATCAGACTCAGGGGATGGATGCGGTATTGCGTAAACCACTTGATGTAGCCGAACTCAAACAATGCTTTAGCCGTTTTTTTGATGATGTTGAATTTTCTTCGGTTGAATCTGATGCAAACGTTGTTAGCCATGAGCTGAATCGGCAGCTAATTGATTTATTAGGAAAAACGCAAATGGAACAAAATTTGCGTTTATTTCAACAACAAATGCCGCTTTATCTGGAAGAATTACAACAAGCGTATCGGGATTATTTACAAACCGGGCATAACGCACAAGAAGTGGCTGATATTGCTCATAAAATCAAAGGTGCTTGTGCATCTATGGGATGTTTATTGTTACAGCAAACCGCGCAAAAGTTACAACAAATAGATGAGAGTTGGGCGTTGATGTTGGAAGATCGCATTCACTGGCTGCAAGCTCAATATCCGTTGCAAATACAACAATTGCAGGATTATTTACGGACAAGCTGA
- the lpxM gene encoding lauroyl-Kdo(2)-lipid IV(A) myristoyltransferase (LpxM is lauroyl-Kdo(2)-lipid IV(A) myristoyltransferase, an enzyme characterized in Escherichia coli and involved in biosynthesis of the form of lipid A found in that species and some closely related species.) — translation MTDSQQHLRLTARTGYQPHFTWSYLLPKYWGIWLGMFFLLLLAFVPFRLRDKLAAAVGRLVAKRAGKPKHRAMVNLRLCFPEWSESKRQQVIEDMFVVVAQVMLGIGEIAVRSQRHLQQRSEFIGLEYIRQAKAEGHNIILMVPHGWAIDASGIILHTQGMPMTSMYNPHRNPLVDWLWTLARQRFGGQMHARQNGIKPFLAHIKQGQLGYYLPDEDFGAEQSVFVDFFATYKATLPGLNKMAKLAKAVVIPMFPRYNASRGKYEMEIHPPMQLTDDPLQSARAMNAEIESFVTQDPAQYVWILQLLRTRRDGSDIYKMD, via the coding sequence ATGACTGATTCTCAACAACACCTTCGTTTAACTGCCCGAACCGGTTACCAACCCCATTTTACTTGGTCTTATTTATTACCTAAGTATTGGGGCATTTGGTTGGGTATGTTTTTCCTCTTATTGTTGGCTTTTGTGCCTTTTCGCTTACGCGATAAATTGGCTGCAGCTGTAGGCCGGTTGGTTGCTAAGCGGGCAGGAAAACCCAAACATCGTGCTATGGTGAATTTACGCCTGTGTTTTCCTGAATGGTCGGAAAGCAAACGTCAACAGGTGATTGAAGATATGTTTGTCGTGGTGGCGCAGGTCATGCTTGGAATTGGTGAAATTGCTGTCCGTTCGCAGCGGCATTTACAGCAACGCAGTGAGTTTATTGGGTTGGAATATATTCGCCAAGCTAAAGCGGAAGGACATAATATTATTTTAATGGTGCCTCATGGTTGGGCAATTGATGCCTCAGGGATTATTCTGCATACCCAAGGCATGCCAATGACATCTATGTATAACCCCCATCGAAACCCTTTAGTGGATTGGCTTTGGACTTTAGCCCGTCAACGCTTCGGCGGACAAATGCATGCACGGCAGAATGGTATTAAACCGTTTTTAGCGCATATTAAACAGGGACAGCTTGGTTATTATTTACCCGATGAGGATTTTGGTGCGGAGCAAAGTGTCTTCGTAGATTTTTTTGCCACCTATAAAGCCACTCTGCCAGGATTAAATAAAATGGCTAAACTGGCTAAAGCGGTGGTTATTCCTATGTTCCCTCGCTATAACGCGTCACGCGGCAAATACGAAATGGAAATTCACCCTCCAATGCAGCTGACTGACGATCCACTACAGTCGGCTCGGGCAATGAATGCTGAAATTGAAAGTTTTGTGACTCAGGATCCTGCGCAATATGTGTGGATTCTACAATTATTGCGTACCCGTCGGGATGGTAGCGATATTTACAAAATGGATTAA
- a CDS encoding YbaK/prolyl-tRNA synthetase associated domain-containing protein, producing the protein MSAQTFEKLIALLEAQHARYRVVEHPTAGTSEEVAKIRGTALGQGAKALVCKVKGNGVKQAVLAILPADQQADLSKVAAHLGGSKASLASPAEVENLTDCVFGAIPPFSFHPDLLLIADPTLLSRYDELAFNAGTLERSIILNTRDYANVVNPLLVDILKD; encoded by the coding sequence ATGTCAGCACAAACCTTTGAAAAATTGATAGCGCTTTTAGAGGCGCAGCATGCGCGCTATCGCGTGGTGGAGCATCCTACGGCAGGAACATCCGAGGAAGTTGCCAAGATTCGAGGAACCGCCTTAGGACAAGGCGCAAAGGCTTTAGTATGTAAAGTGAAGGGGAATGGGGTTAAGCAGGCGGTTTTGGCGATTTTACCGGCGGATCAGCAAGCGGATTTAAGCAAAGTTGCGGCACACTTAGGTGGTAGCAAAGCTTCGCTTGCCAGCCCGGCGGAGGTGGAAAACTTAACCGATTGTGTTTTTGGTGCGATTCCACCGTTTAGTTTTCATCCTGATTTGTTGTTGATTGCCGATCCGACATTACTTTCCCGTTATGATGAATTGGCCTTTAATGCCGGTACCTTGGAGCGTTCGATTATTCTTAATACGCGGGATTATGCAAATGTAGTGAATCCACTGTTGGTTGATATTCTGAAGGATTAA
- the mepA gene encoding penicillin-insensitive murein endopeptidase, which yields MKLFSKGLGLIIACYAAVSLASPQEWQAIKWPIPAQDGKAQPIGSYSNGCIIGAQALPYKGDGYQVIRMNKNRYYGHPEMIAYLQRLGERVKAAGLPTMLVGDIAMPGGGRFLTGHASHQMGLDADIWLRMGTMSDSDALNSDGKGLLVVDRQAQRVDEQIWNNNHAKLIKLAAEDPKVTRIFVNPAIKLKLCQTAGNDRNWLHKIRPWFGHDSHFHVRIACPKDATYCEDQAPVPAGDGCGDELYSWFEPAKPSSGSNKPKVTPPEPFLCQQVLTSPNRAEWLE from the coding sequence ATGAAGTTATTCAGTAAAGGGTTAGGGCTAATCATTGCTTGTTATGCTGCAGTAAGCTTGGCATCCCCACAGGAATGGCAGGCGATTAAATGGCCGATTCCGGCACAAGATGGCAAGGCACAACCGATTGGTAGTTATTCCAATGGTTGTATTATTGGTGCCCAAGCATTGCCTTATAAAGGTGATGGCTATCAAGTCATTCGAATGAATAAAAACCGTTATTACGGGCATCCGGAGATGATCGCCTATTTACAGCGTCTTGGCGAGCGGGTGAAAGCGGCCGGTTTACCAACCATGTTGGTGGGCGATATTGCTATGCCCGGCGGCGGACGGTTTTTGACGGGACACGCCAGCCACCAAATGGGGTTAGATGCGGATATTTGGTTGCGTATGGGCACAATGTCCGATAGTGACGCGCTAAACTCTGACGGTAAAGGCCTCTTGGTTGTCGATCGGCAGGCCCAGCGGGTGGATGAACAGATTTGGAATAATAATCATGCTAAATTAATTAAATTAGCAGCGGAAGATCCCAAAGTGACACGGATTTTTGTTAATCCGGCAATTAAATTAAAACTTTGTCAAACCGCAGGCAATGATCGGAATTGGTTACATAAAATTCGTCCTTGGTTTGGTCATGACTCGCATTTCCATGTGCGTATAGCCTGTCCGAAGGATGCAACCTATTGTGAAGATCAGGCGCCTGTACCGGCGGGAGATGGTTGTGGTGATGAGCTTTATTCTTGGTTTGAGCCGGCCAAACCGAGTAGTGGTAGCAATAAACCGAAAGTAACTCCGCCGGAGCCGTTTTTATGCCAACAGGTTTTAACTTCACCAAATCGTGCTGAGTGGTTGGAGTAA
- the mfd gene encoding transcription-repair coupling factor, with amino-acid sequence MKHYFFDFEIPNTAADHKTLGNIIGSADALVISETASRHQGLTVVVTPNSQSAQRLTRVLKALSSLTVQFFPDWETLPYDNFSPHQDIISNRLSALFYLQNSRQGILILPISTLMQRLCPPQFLQHNVLLIKKGDRLVIDKMRLQLEAAGYRAVEQVLEHGEYAVRGAILDLFPMGSSTPYRLDFFDDEIDSIRTFDVDTQRTSAEIPSIQLLPAHEFPIDEKGIEFFRSQFRETFGEIRRDAEHIYQQISKGTLVAGIEYWQPLFFAEMATLFDYLPEQTLFIDMLANIEQAERFYQDAANRYQQRKADPMRPLLPPERLWLRIDELNRQLKQYPKITLSPEKVRRSAAKQNLPLASLPPLTLQSNQKEPLAQLRHFVESFRGNLLFCAETEGRRETLLDLLTPLKLKPKSVLHPTAALAEKYALWISAMEQGFIIEPTDNQPTALALLTENEILGERVQQRARDKRKSVNPDTLVRNLAELKIGQPVVHLDHGVGRYGGLVTLDAGGIAAEYLLLNYANESKLYVPVGSLHLISRYVGGSDESAPLHKLGNEAWVKTRQKAAEKIRDVAAELLDVYAQREAKKGFAFNYPRDEYQQFAATFPFEETYDQQMAINAVISDMCQPKAMDRLVCGDVGFGKTEVAMRAAFLAVMNSKQVAVLVPTTLLAQQHYDNFKDRFANLPVNVEVLSRFKSAKEQKQVLENVANGKVDILIGTHKLLQPDVHFHDLGLLIIDEEHRFGVGQKEKIKQLRANIDILTLTATPIPRTLNMAMNGIRDLSIISTPPARRLSIKTFVRQKDDLLVREAILREILRGGQVYYLHNDVASIDNAAENLATLVPEARIIIGHGQMRERELERVMSDFYHQRYNVLVCSTIIETGIDVPTANTMIIERADNFGLAQLHQLRGRVGRSHHQAYAYLLTPNPKLMTKDAKRRLEALESLDNLGAGFILATHDLEIRGAGELLGNEQSGQIESIGFSLYMELLDAAVKALKEGREPSLEELTQQQAEIELRLPALLPEAYLGDVNMRLSFYKRIAAAENKDELNELKVELIDRFGALPEAAQNLFAIAAMRLAVTPLKVVKIDAGAQGGFIEFAANAQVDAEKLIQLIQQNPIVYRFDGPLKFKFVKPLLENKERLAFVEELVERLS; translated from the coding sequence ATGAAGCATTATTTTTTTGATTTTGAAATTCCTAATACAGCTGCCGATCATAAGACTCTAGGCAATATTATTGGTAGTGCCGATGCATTGGTGATCAGTGAAACCGCTAGCCGCCATCAAGGGTTAACTGTAGTTGTTACACCAAATAGCCAAAGTGCCCAGCGGCTTACTCGCGTGCTTAAAGCATTATCGTCACTTACGGTGCAATTTTTCCCTGATTGGGAAACATTGCCCTATGATAACTTTTCTCCCCATCAAGATATTATTTCCAATCGGTTGAGTGCCTTATTTTATTTACAAAATAGTCGCCAAGGGATCTTGATTCTGCCGATTAGCACATTGATGCAACGTCTTTGTCCACCACAATTCCTGCAACATAATGTCCTTTTAATCAAAAAAGGCGACCGCTTAGTCATCGATAAAATGCGTTTACAGTTGGAAGCAGCCGGCTATCGAGCGGTAGAACAGGTATTGGAGCATGGTGAATATGCCGTGCGCGGAGCGATTTTAGATCTTTTCCCAATGGGGAGTAGCACACCTTATCGTTTAGACTTTTTTGATGATGAAATTGATTCGATTCGTACCTTTGATGTGGATACTCAGCGTACTTCAGCCGAAATTCCTTCTATCCAATTATTACCAGCTCATGAATTTCCAATAGATGAGAAAGGAATTGAATTCTTCCGTAGTCAATTTCGCGAGACATTTGGTGAAATTCGTCGTGATGCGGAACATATTTATCAGCAAATTAGCAAGGGTACTTTAGTAGCTGGGATCGAATATTGGCAACCGTTGTTTTTTGCGGAAATGGCGACTTTATTTGATTATTTACCTGAGCAAACCCTGTTTATTGATATGCTGGCGAATATTGAACAGGCGGAACGTTTTTATCAAGATGCCGCTAATCGCTATCAGCAACGTAAGGCTGATCCGATGCGCCCATTACTGCCCCCGGAACGGCTTTGGTTGCGGATTGATGAGCTCAACCGACAGCTCAAACAATATCCGAAAATTACCCTGAGCCCGGAAAAGGTTCGTCGTAGTGCTGCTAAACAGAATTTACCGTTAGCCTCCTTGCCACCTTTGACCTTGCAATCTAACCAGAAAGAACCCTTGGCTCAATTGCGTCATTTTGTCGAAAGTTTTCGTGGCAATTTGTTATTTTGCGCAGAAACCGAAGGGCGACGGGAAACCTTATTGGATTTGTTAACGCCGTTAAAACTCAAGCCGAAAAGTGTGCTTCACCCAACTGCTGCTCTTGCGGAGAAATATGCGCTATGGATTAGCGCCATGGAACAGGGATTTATTATTGAACCAACGGATAATCAACCGACCGCATTGGCGCTGTTAACGGAGAATGAAATTTTAGGTGAACGGGTGCAGCAACGCGCACGCGATAAACGAAAAAGTGTCAATCCCGATACCTTAGTGCGCAATTTAGCCGAATTAAAAATAGGTCAACCGGTAGTGCATTTGGATCATGGGGTGGGACGTTACGGCGGTTTGGTCACTTTAGATGCGGGTGGCATTGCTGCAGAATATTTGTTACTGAATTATGCCAATGAGTCCAAGTTGTATGTGCCGGTCGGTTCATTACATCTGATTAGTCGCTATGTGGGGGGAAGCGATGAAAGTGCGCCATTACATAAATTAGGTAATGAAGCCTGGGTGAAGACCCGTCAGAAAGCCGCCGAAAAAATTCGGGATGTGGCTGCCGAGCTATTGGATGTGTATGCTCAGCGAGAAGCTAAAAAAGGTTTTGCCTTTAATTATCCGCGCGATGAATATCAACAATTTGCTGCAACTTTCCCATTTGAAGAAACCTATGACCAACAAATGGCAATTAATGCGGTGATTTCCGATATGTGCCAACCGAAGGCGATGGATCGTTTGGTGTGTGGCGATGTCGGCTTTGGTAAAACTGAAGTGGCGATGCGGGCTGCCTTCTTGGCGGTGATGAACTCCAAACAGGTGGCGGTATTAGTGCCAACGACCTTATTGGCACAACAACATTACGATAATTTTAAAGATCGTTTTGCTAATTTGCCGGTGAATGTGGAAGTGTTATCCCGTTTTAAAAGCGCTAAAGAACAGAAACAGGTATTGGAAAATGTTGCCAATGGCAAAGTAGATATTCTGATCGGAACCCACAAGTTATTACAACCCGATGTTCATTTTCATGATCTTGGCTTATTGATTATCGATGAAGAGCATCGCTTTGGTGTTGGACAGAAAGAAAAAATCAAACAATTGCGCGCCAATATCGATATTCTCACCCTCACCGCAACACCGATTCCGCGCACTTTGAATATGGCGATGAATGGCATTCGTGATCTTTCGATTATTTCCACACCACCGGCGCGTCGTCTTAGCATTAAAACCTTTGTGCGACAAAAAGACGATTTGTTGGTGCGGGAGGCTATTTTACGGGAAATTTTACGCGGTGGTCAGGTATATTATTTACATAATGATGTGGCAAGTATTGATAATGCAGCGGAAAATTTAGCCACACTGGTGCCGGAAGCGCGCATTATTATCGGCCATGGACAAATGCGTGAACGTGAATTGGAACGGGTGATGAGTGATTTTTATCATCAGCGTTATAACGTGTTGGTCTGTTCCACCATTATTGAAACCGGGATTGATGTGCCGACCGCGAATACCATGATCATCGAACGGGCAGATAATTTTGGTTTGGCTCAGTTACACCAATTGCGTGGACGGGTTGGGCGTTCCCATCATCAAGCCTATGCGTATTTGCTTACTCCAAATCCAAAACTCATGACGAAAGATGCTAAACGTCGCTTAGAGGCCTTGGAAAGTTTGGATAACCTCGGTGCTGGGTTTATTTTGGCGACCCACGATTTGGAAATTCGTGGTGCCGGTGAATTATTAGGTAATGAGCAAAGCGGACAGATCGAAAGTATCGGATTTTCGCTCTACATGGAATTGTTAGATGCCGCAGTGAAGGCTCTGAAAGAAGGACGAGAACCGTCCTTAGAAGAGCTGACCCAACAACAGGCGGAAATCGAATTGCGTTTACCGGCCTTGTTACCGGAAGCCTATTTGGGGGATGTGAATATGCGTCTTTCATTCTATAAACGAATTGCCGCAGCGGAAAACAAAGACGAATTAAATGAATTGAAGGTGGAATTGATCGACCGTTTCGGTGCCTTGCCGGAAGCCGCGCAAAATCTGTTTGCTATTGCTGCGATGCGGTTGGCGGTGACACCGCTGAAAGTCGTGAAAATCGATGCGGGCGCGCAGGGAGGATTTATTGAATTTGCCGCCAATGCCCAGGTTGATGCGGAGAAATTAATTCAATTAATTCAACAAAATCCAATCGTCTATCGGTTTGATGGACCGCTTAAATTTAAATTTGTGAAACCGCTGTTGGAAAATAAGGAACGTTTGGCCTTTGTTGAAGAGTTGGTCGAGCGACTCAGCTAA
- a CDS encoding TSUP family transporter, which yields MELGFEVFALLFMAAFVAAFIDAIAGGGGLITIPALLMTGMPPAMALGTNKLQAFGGVLSASAYFLRKKAVDLKSFWFILLMIFIGGLLGALVIQRLDPGFIKMLLPFLILAIGLYFLFTPKLGADDRKNRISYAAFALIFGIGLGFYDGFFGPGTGSLMNLACVLFLGFNLTKSTAHTKVMNLSSNFAALLMFLGGGHIVWSVGLVMMAGAMLGANLGAKMVMSRGRQLIRPMVVVMSFIMTLKLCYDQGWFNF from the coding sequence ATGGAGTTGGGATTTGAGGTCTTTGCCCTGTTATTTATGGCCGCTTTTGTTGCCGCATTTATTGATGCGATTGCTGGTGGTGGTGGGTTGATTACTATTCCTGCCTTATTAATGACCGGTATGCCGCCAGCAATGGCATTGGGTACGAACAAACTACAGGCATTTGGTGGCGTATTATCGGCCAGTGCGTATTTTTTGCGGAAAAAGGCGGTGGATTTAAAGTCCTTTTGGTTTATTTTACTGATGATTTTTATCGGTGGTCTATTAGGTGCTTTGGTGATTCAGCGTTTGGATCCGGGATTTATAAAGATGCTGTTGCCGTTTTTGATTTTGGCAATCGGCCTTTATTTTTTATTTACCCCTAAATTGGGCGCAGATGATCGCAAGAATCGTATATCCTATGCCGCCTTTGCCTTAATTTTTGGTATAGGGCTTGGTTTTTATGATGGTTTTTTTGGACCTGGGACAGGTTCATTGATGAATTTGGCTTGCGTGCTGTTCTTGGGATTTAACTTGACCAAGTCAACTGCCCATACCAAGGTAATGAATTTATCCTCCAACTTTGCTGCATTATTAATGTTTTTGGGCGGAGGGCATATTGTATGGTCTGTCGGTTTGGTGATGATGGCCGGGGCGATGCTCGGTGCCAATTTGGGGGCCAAAATGGTGATGAGCCGGGGGCGACAACTGATCCGCCCAATGGTCGTAGTGATGTCCTTTATAATGACTCTCAAATTGTGCTATGACCAAGGTTGGTTTAATTTTTAA
- a CDS encoding DUF5363 domain-containing protein yields the protein MQEQGKPGLLKRAWLAYDQFCKELGLDKGGCRSCMPKVEFDEDGNLKKDPPLEDLDNKKAG from the coding sequence GTGCAAGAACAAGGTAAACCGGGGTTATTAAAACGAGCTTGGCTGGCGTACGACCAATTTTGTAAGGAATTGGGCTTGGATAAGGGCGGTTGTCGTAGTTGTATGCCGAAGGTGGAATTTGATGAAGATGGTAATTTAAAAAAAGATCCACCGTTAGAGGATTTAGATAATAAAAAAGCAGGCTGA